Proteins encoded together in one Prevotella scopos JCM 17725 window:
- a CDS encoding toxin-antitoxin system YwqK family antitoxin: MKRFYLIVFVCLLCFVASAQRVKRSFIPYGAIFYNSQWQGVASADKATYYRILGVDNKGQKIFYDYFITGQLKAEKHYISINKQNDHNTILNGVCRTFHKSGRVESVLQYKNGKANGRALSFFPNGNIGMKLSYRNGLLDGPCYTYAENDRLEYTTIWRNGSKVNEIKGGKDHYIDKKTNEDEFCERYRHDEAVIMAQSKNITKVRENSNSVEKIKQPKTTLTKDTLTSQPVHEELVHNRPTKKDDPWVKNNEFSHATAENRYVGNIKYPETSDKEVGSGKERISLDMKLKKKGEFNFAYLYSLLSREDERLKNLGVLINISHNFQLTSSQIIDGFGAQKEVIFNHNMIYESQSGKDEITGQKPRQIGYFGTVIGNKLQIDRIKIFTWSEEEMYHFAQDAVQAGFKTLGGVDYQSADGNFILEQKTKPINYDEHEVIVTFTHQPNLYSGLYHIQMDIR, translated from the coding sequence ATGAAACGATTTTATTTGATTGTATTTGTATGCTTGTTATGTTTTGTAGCTTCTGCTCAACGTGTTAAGCGTTCTTTTATTCCTTATGGAGCCATTTTCTATAATAGTCAGTGGCAAGGTGTTGCTAGCGCTGATAAAGCAACATATTATAGGATTTTGGGCGTTGATAATAAGGGACAAAAGATATTTTATGATTATTTTATAACTGGACAGCTGAAAGCAGAAAAACATTATATAAGTATTAACAAACAAAATGATCATAACACGATACTAAATGGCGTGTGTAGAACATTCCATAAATCGGGTAGAGTAGAGTCTGTTTTACAATATAAGAATGGTAAGGCCAATGGGCGTGCTTTGTCATTTTTCCCGAATGGTAATATTGGTATGAAATTATCTTACCGCAATGGATTACTTGATGGACCATGCTACACCTATGCGGAGAATGACCGATTGGAGTATACTACTATTTGGCGTAATGGTTCTAAAGTTAATGAGATTAAAGGTGGTAAGGATCATTACATAGATAAAAAAACTAATGAGGATGAATTCTGTGAGCGTTATCGTCATGATGAAGCAGTAATTATGGCGCAATCTAAGAACATCACTAAAGTAAGAGAAAATAGTAATAGTGTAGAAAAGATAAAACAGCCAAAGACTACACTTACAAAAGATACTTTGACGTCTCAACCTGTACATGAGGAATTAGTTCATAATAGGCCTACAAAGAAGGATGACCCCTGGGTTAAAAACAATGAATTCAGTCATGCAACAGCGGAAAATAGATATGTTGGTAATATAAAATATCCAGAAACTTCAGATAAAGAAGTTGGATCGGGAAAGGAAAGGATCTCTTTGGATATGAAACTAAAAAAGAAAGGAGAATTCAATTTCGCTTATCTTTATAGTCTGTTAAGTAGAGAGGATGAGCGCTTGAAGAATCTAGGCGTACTAATAAATATCAGTCATAACTTTCAATTAACTTCTTCACAGATTATCGATGGTTTTGGAGCGCAAAAAGAAGTAATCTTCAATCATAACATGATTTATGAATCCCAAAGTGGCAAAGACGAAATAACGGGACAGAAGCCAAGGCAAATAGGTTATTTTGGGACGGTTATTGGAAACAAGCTCCAAATTGACCGAATTAAAATTTTTACTTGGTCTGAAGAAGAAATGTATCATTTTGCACAAGATGCAGTACAAGCTGGTTTCAAAACACTTGGTGGAGTAGATTATCAGTCTGCAGATGGGAACTTTATTCTTGAACAAAAGACAAAACCAATAAACTATGATGAGCATGAGGTTATAGTTACGTTTACTCATCAGCCTAATCTATATTCGGGACTTTACCATATACAAATGGATATAAGATAA
- a CDS encoding FAD:protein FMN transferase, with amino-acid sequence MNKKKLYWQIPFLLVLIIGSIAIVRCQHAMPYQHNKGFIFGTVYNITYQSDEDLQPQIEAELKKVNQTFSTFESHSLISQINQNEPVKVNEMFREVFTLAESISKETNGAFDITVAPMVNMWGFGFKTGQHPSKQAIDSLHQIVGYNKVKLVDNKIQKTNKRIMLDCSAIAKGYGSDIVARFLRRNGIKNFMVEIGGEIVTMGNSEQRLPWKIGVTKPTEDSLKVNQEIQTVLNVTDKAMATSGNYRNFYYKGGKKYAHTIDPKTGYPVQHSLLSATVLAKNCATADAYATAFMVMGIEKARKLLERHPELMAYFIYSDAKGNLQVWYSASMKGKLVE; translated from the coding sequence ATGAATAAGAAAAAACTATATTGGCAAATACCCTTTCTTCTTGTACTGATTATTGGGTCAATAGCAATTGTCCGTTGTCAGCATGCCATGCCTTATCAGCATAACAAGGGTTTTATCTTTGGTACAGTTTATAATATTACCTATCAAAGCGATGAAGATCTTCAGCCGCAGATAGAAGCAGAATTGAAAAAGGTAAATCAAACCTTTTCAACTTTTGAATCTCACTCATTGATATCTCAGATTAATCAAAATGAGCCAGTAAAGGTGAATGAGATGTTTAGAGAAGTGTTTACACTTGCTGAGTCTATTTCGAAAGAAACCAATGGGGCTTTTGATATTACGGTTGCACCAATGGTAAATATGTGGGGCTTTGGTTTTAAGACAGGGCAACATCCTTCTAAGCAAGCTATAGATAGCCTGCATCAAATCGTTGGATACAACAAGGTTAAACTTGTTGATAACAAGATTCAGAAAACGAATAAACGCATAATGCTTGATTGTTCTGCTATCGCCAAAGGATATGGTTCAGACATTGTAGCTCGTTTCTTACGTCGTAATGGCATCAAGAACTTTATGGTTGAGATAGGTGGTGAAATTGTTACAATGGGAAATAGTGAACAGCGTCTGCCATGGAAGATTGGGGTTACAAAACCTACAGAGGATAGTTTGAAAGTTAACCAAGAGATTCAAACCGTGCTGAATGTAACTGACAAAGCTATGGCTACGAGTGGGAACTATCGTAATTTCTATTATAAAGGAGGAAAAAAATATGCGCATACGATTGATCCTAAAACGGGTTATCCAGTACAACATTCGCTCCTTTCTGCTACTGTTTTAGCAAAAAACTGTGCTACAGCTGATGCATATGCAACAGCATTTATGGTGATGGGAATTGAAAAGGCACGCAAACTACTTGAGCGTCATCCGGAGTTGATGGCCTACTTCATCTATTCGGATGCGAAAGGTAATCTTCAGGTCTGGTATAGCGCATCAATGAAAGGAAAGCTTGTGGAATAA
- a CDS encoding Crp/Fnr family transcriptional regulator produces MLQLYDKLIELPLFIGISTDELSDIVGQTKFGFHKLVADKQLVSTDDKCTQLFFLMSGTLCVVSYADNYRYRIEEELSAPAVIQPEHLFGLQQRYTKDFIAQSDCSLLSLDKAEVLRLIDSYLIFRLNLLNSISMQAQRMSRIPWRLQPSGIRQQFVHFLRLRCITQAGCKILRIRMEDLAYELHQSRLNVSRMLNALKKEGMLSMSRGVIIIPQLEDLRG; encoded by the coding sequence ATGCTTCAGCTCTACGATAAACTCATTGAACTACCACTTTTCATCGGTATAAGTACAGATGAATTGTCAGATATCGTTGGGCAAACAAAGTTTGGTTTTCATAAGTTAGTGGCTGACAAACAACTCGTCAGTACTGATGATAAATGTACACAACTCTTCTTTCTAATGAGCGGAACACTTTGCGTGGTGAGTTATGCTGATAATTACAGATATCGTATAGAAGAAGAACTTTCTGCTCCTGCTGTTATTCAACCTGAACATCTTTTTGGACTTCAGCAACGTTATACAAAGGATTTTATAGCACAGTCTGATTGTAGTTTGCTTTCGTTAGATAAGGCTGAAGTACTACGATTAATAGACTCTTACCTTATCTTCCGTCTTAATCTTCTCAATAGTATTTCTATGCAGGCGCAGCGAATGAGTCGTATTCCATGGAGGTTACAGCCTAGTGGCATTCGTCAGCAGTTTGTTCACTTTCTACGTCTTCGTTGTATAACACAAGCTGGATGTAAAATACTTAGAATAAGGATGGAAGATCTTGCATATGAGCTTCATCAAAGTCGTCTTAATGTCTCTCGTATGCTCAATGCTTTAAAAAAGGAAGGCATGTTGTCGATGAGTAGGGGAGTTATTATAATTCCACAATTGGAAGATTTGAGAGGATAA
- a CDS encoding DUF6048 family protein, with translation MMVRKSIYLSVLLILSTLFLLTPSTANAQHRSSVSKVKEDSIPFFRGAAVGIDLIGPAMRRLAFYGQYEALLRVNLKDRYFPVIELGLGQADKTDETTETNYNTSAPYARVGCDFNMLKNKHDDYRFLVGGRVGYTSFKYDVLSPGIADPIWGTHSSYGSLGNKGSQLWAELVGSVDAKIIGPVRLGWSVRYKLRLAHKMGEVGEAWYVPGYGRGGSSQLGATFNVLLEL, from the coding sequence ATGATGGTACGAAAGAGCATATACTTATCAGTTTTACTAATCCTTAGTACGCTATTCCTGTTGACTCCGTCAACAGCGAACGCACAGCATCGATCATCTGTATCAAAGGTGAAGGAGGACAGTATTCCTTTTTTCAGGGGAGCTGCAGTTGGTATTGATTTGATTGGTCCAGCAATGCGTAGGCTTGCTTTCTATGGTCAGTATGAAGCATTGCTTCGTGTAAATCTTAAGGATAGGTACTTTCCTGTCATTGAATTAGGCTTAGGACAGGCAGATAAGACTGACGAGACGACTGAGACAAATTACAATACTAGTGCACCTTACGCTCGAGTGGGTTGTGATTTCAATATGCTCAAGAATAAACACGACGACTATCGCTTCTTAGTGGGCGGTAGAGTGGGTTATACCTCGTTTAAGTATGATGTCCTAAGTCCTGGTATTGCAGACCCAATTTGGGGAACGCATTCATCGTATGGCTCACTTGGCAACAAGGGAAGTCAGCTTTGGGCAGAACTTGTTGGAAGTGTAGATGCAAAGATTATAGGACCAGTTCGTCTGGGATGGTCAGTTAGATATAAATTACGCCTTGCCCATAAGATGGGAGAAGTTGGTGAAGCATGGTATGTTCCTGGGTATGGTCGTGGAGGTTCGTCACAGCTAGGTGCAACCTTTAATGTACTACTTGAATTATAA
- a CDS encoding DUF4199 domain-containing protein — protein MINEDLKQLTAYARYDGIYLAIIWTASFACLLGMTALPVLAQFSFLLTLSTPFFVAYRLKVFREEGRNGVISFRRALFYCLRVFFNSAIIFSLLQWLYMEYLDKGKLLMMVTNIYNSNEGKSLLAAIGIPYEQFLTALSEAFQPYSLAASSFVYAVLLGGFFSLFIAAIMSKKVKNRSL, from the coding sequence ATGATTAATGAAGATTTGAAACAACTGACAGCTTATGCTCGTTATGATGGTATTTATCTTGCTATCATTTGGACGGCAAGCTTTGCATGCTTATTGGGTATGACTGCACTGCCAGTTTTGGCGCAATTTAGTTTTTTACTCACTCTCTCGACACCTTTCTTTGTTGCTTATCGACTTAAGGTTTTTCGTGAGGAAGGTCGTAATGGTGTTATCTCTTTTCGTCGTGCACTTTTCTATTGTTTACGTGTATTCTTCAATTCTGCTATTATCTTTAGTCTGTTGCAATGGTTATATATGGAGTATCTTGACAAAGGTAAATTACTTATGATGGTTACCAATATCTATAATAGTAATGAAGGTAAAAGTCTTCTTGCTGCCATAGGTATTCCATACGAGCAATTTCTTACAGCGTTGTCAGAAGCTTTCCAACCATACTCTTTGGCTGCAAGCAGTTTTGTTTATGCTGTGTTACTGGGTGGTTTCTTCTCTTTATTTATTGCAGCGATTATGTCAAAGAAGGTAAAGAATCGCTCGTTGTAA
- a CDS encoding DUF6452 family protein, with protein sequence MNYRNIRHIVSSISIFVILFGGLSWLSSCSDIDCPVTNGVWANYVVQGDTLHDTLTISAIRESKSDTILLNKQINTTKFSLPMSYSSANDKLRFVFTSKTGVTTVDTVTISKTNISHFESVDCPPAFFHTLTAVAAKGTRVSQIKISNPNVDYDGTKEHILISFTNP encoded by the coding sequence ATGAACTATAGAAACATCAGACATATAGTAAGTAGCATCAGTATCTTTGTAATTCTCTTTGGAGGACTAAGTTGGCTGAGTTCTTGTTCAGACATAGATTGTCCTGTAACCAATGGCGTGTGGGCAAATTATGTTGTTCAAGGTGATACTTTACATGATACACTTACCATCTCTGCTATAAGGGAGAGCAAAAGTGACACGATATTGTTGAATAAACAGATCAATACAACGAAGTTTAGCTTACCGATGAGTTATAGTAGTGCAAATGATAAGTTGCGCTTTGTCTTCACAAGTAAGACTGGTGTGACAACTGTTGACACGGTGACGATATCGAAGACAAATATAAGTCACTTCGAGAGTGTTGATTGTCCTCCAGCTTTCTTCCATACTCTTACAGCTGTCGCAGCAAAGGGTACTCGTGTAAGTCAGATAAAAATCAGTAACCCTAACGTTGATTATGATGGTACGAAAGAGCATATACTTATCAGTTTTACTAATCCTTAG
- a CDS encoding glycosyltransferase family 2 protein, protein MDISVIIPLYNEEESLPELYAWIQRVMNANGFTYEIIFINDGSKDRSWNVIEDLHHKDKEHVHAIKFRRNYGKSPALYCGFKAAKGDVIITMDADLQDSPDEIPELYRMIMEEKYDLVSGYKQKRYDPLTKTIPTKLFNATARKISGVHNLHDFNCGLKAYRHDVVKNIEVYGEMHRYIPYLAKEAGFSRIGEKVVHHQARKYGKSKFGINRFFNGYLDLLTLWFLTNFGKKPMHVFGLMGSFMFFIGFIAFLWLIVEKLVMLVNGVYGDLLSNHASFFIALVAMILGTQLFLAGFIGDLISRSNPRRNDYQIEKEM, encoded by the coding sequence ATGGATATATCAGTAATTATTCCTCTTTACAATGAGGAAGAAAGTTTACCAGAATTATATGCTTGGATTCAACGCGTGATGAACGCTAACGGCTTCACGTATGAAATAATTTTTATCAATGACGGCTCAAAGGACAGAAGCTGGAATGTCATTGAGGATTTGCATCATAAGGATAAAGAACATGTTCATGCCATAAAGTTCCGTCGTAACTATGGTAAGAGTCCTGCTCTATACTGTGGTTTTAAAGCTGCAAAAGGTGATGTCATCATAACGATGGATGCAGACTTGCAAGATTCACCAGATGAAATACCAGAACTTTATCGAATGATAATGGAGGAGAAGTATGATCTTGTTAGTGGATATAAGCAGAAACGTTATGACCCATTGACAAAGACTATACCTACAAAACTTTTCAATGCTACGGCTCGTAAGATTAGTGGTGTACATAATTTACATGACTTTAACTGTGGTTTGAAAGCTTATCGCCATGATGTTGTGAAGAACATTGAGGTTTATGGTGAGATGCATCGTTATATTCCTTATCTTGCTAAGGAAGCAGGTTTTTCACGTATCGGTGAGAAAGTAGTGCACCATCAAGCACGTAAGTATGGTAAGTCAAAGTTTGGTATAAACCGTTTCTTTAATGGTTATCTTGACTTATTGACACTTTGGTTCCTTACAAACTTTGGCAAAAAGCCAATGCATGTCTTTGGTCTAATGGGATCATTTATGTTCTTCATCGGTTTTATAGCTTTTCTTTGGCTGATTGTTGAGAAGCTGGTAATGCTTGTGAATGGCGTTTATGGAGATTTGCTTTCAAATCATGCGTCCTTCTTTATAGCACTCGTCGCAATGATTCTTGGTACACAGCTCTTCCTTGCTGGATTTATAGGTGACCTCATCAGTCGTAGCAATCCAAGGCGGAATGACTATCAGATTGAGAAAGAGATGTAA
- a CDS encoding transposase, which yields MEGSFGNQKQHYAVGRIKARNMFSETLLLFFGIHTANAAILAARQMARDMKKVA from the coding sequence ATGGAGGGCAGCTTCGGGAATCAGAAACAGCACTATGCCGTTGGGCGCATCAAGGCACGTAACATGTTCAGCGAAACATTACTGCTCTTCTTCGGAATCCATACGGCTAATGCCGCCATTCTTGCCGCAAGGCAGATGGCCAGGGACATGAAGAAGGTGGCTTGA
- a CDS encoding nucleotidyltransferase domain-containing protein — MTDILSSPYSNFLKLLKSELWQTSLDLSLSHSEFLSVYDLASKQAVLGMIAESLIRNNVSLERKDVMKVLAIQGRVATTNKAVNSELLSLSKLFTENDIESVVVKGQTIGIYYPNPLARTPGDIDFYCNEDNLPKMISAMASTWGIHAEGKPSEQHFELIHNSIILELHHCLMKFASKKSQKIWDNIFLSLTHNHVEIDGCSIPTLEPTLNLLYTFLHLYHHLIELGVGLRQFCDLAILLKTYYNSIDEKQFFEWLDALDFRKAFEIVQMILVDILGMDKKYALSPIAPDKESLKAINMFMDVVWFGGNFGFHGHNRKFRFKAQYFLMTTYRKLQLYYRFYRFSPREIKASIFSSVPHKALMAIKGDLKGI, encoded by the coding sequence ATGACTGACATATTATCTTCTCCATACTCTAATTTCTTAAAACTTTTGAAGAGTGAACTTTGGCAGACGTCATTGGATTTATCTTTGAGCCATTCTGAATTTCTTTCAGTATATGATTTAGCTTCAAAACAGGCAGTATTAGGAATGATTGCTGAAAGCCTGATAAGGAATAATGTTTCTTTGGAGAGAAAAGATGTCATGAAGGTTTTAGCCATTCAGGGTAGAGTTGCTACAACTAATAAGGCTGTTAACTCTGAGTTGCTATCCCTAAGTAAACTTTTTACAGAAAATGATATTGAGTCTGTCGTCGTCAAAGGACAAACAATTGGCATCTATTACCCAAATCCACTAGCCCGTACACCTGGAGATATTGACTTCTATTGTAATGAAGATAATCTCCCAAAGATGATATCGGCAATGGCATCTACTTGGGGAATACATGCAGAGGGTAAACCATCTGAACAACATTTTGAGTTAATTCATAACTCAATCATTTTGGAATTGCATCATTGTTTGATGAAATTTGCTAGTAAAAAATCTCAGAAAATATGGGATAATATTTTTCTGTCTCTAACCCACAATCATGTAGAAATTGATGGATGTTCTATTCCGACGTTGGAACCGACCCTAAACTTATTATATACATTTTTACATCTTTATCATCATTTGATAGAATTGGGAGTAGGATTACGTCAGTTTTGTGATCTTGCTATTCTTTTGAAAACATATTATAATTCAATTGATGAGAAACAGTTTTTCGAATGGTTAGATGCTTTAGATTTTAGAAAGGCATTTGAGATTGTTCAGATGATATTAGTTGACATTTTAGGCATGGATAAAAAATATGCATTGTCACCAATAGCTCCAGATAAAGAATCTTTAAAGGCAATAAATATGTTTATGGATGTCGTATGGTTTGGAGGTAACTTCGGATTCCATGGACATAATCGAAAGTTCAGATTTAAGGCTCAATATTTCTTAATGACAACATACAGAAAGTTGCAACTTTACTATCGATTTTATCGTTTCTCACCTCGTGAGATTAAAGCTTCAATATTTTCATCTGTCCCACACAAGGCACTTATGGCTATTAAAGGGGATCTTAAAGGAATCTAA
- a CDS encoding polysaccharide biosynthesis protein, translating into MKVFDKLLNWYLSMNALPYWVILAIDIAICYFSGIFVFWLYYHGAVSPEHIVLLTKTIFMYMIFNLIGFRIFRTYSGIIRYSSFIDLQRVVLAMFLSLIVAEVMHYIVYHWNLEFVRLQGRQIAAMYLVATIGMMAFRILTKSLYDVLFTTDKSIRTLIYGVKDGGVGLAKNIRTDKPRKFLLKGFIAHDPSIKGKMLMGEKIYLVDDNLAEHIKSLKIKAVLISPLQNERFRNDTKLQDILLTLGVQIFMSSAEKEWTQNDDYTKVQLKEISIEDLLPRDQINVDMDSIGNLLRDKKIMITGSAGSIGSELVRQIAIYKPAALILIDQAETPQHNIRLMMQFEWPDIKAHTIVSSISNADRMEKIFQTYKPDYVFHAAAYKHVPMMENNPSESVQNNIWGTKVIADLSVKYGVKKFVMVSTDKAVNPTNVMGCSKRICEIYCQSLNKMINEQANGKPETQFVTTRFGNVLGSNGSVIPLFEKQIKAGGPVTVTDPNIIRFFMLIPEACKLVLEAGTHGSGGEIFVFDMGKPVRIADLAKRMIKLSGAENVEIKYTGLRAGEKLYEEVLSTTENTLPSFHEKIRIAEVREYDYNEVNKQIESLIALSHSYNDMAIVEKMKEIVPEYVSNNSKYSVLDK; encoded by the coding sequence ATGAAAGTTTTTGACAAGCTGTTGAATTGGTATCTTTCGATGAATGCGCTACCATATTGGGTTATCTTGGCGATTGACATTGCTATCTGTTATTTCTCAGGTATCTTTGTTTTCTGGTTATATTATCATGGTGCTGTATCTCCCGAGCATATTGTATTATTGACCAAGACTATATTTATGTACATGATTTTTAACCTAATTGGTTTTAGAATTTTTCGTACATATTCAGGAATTATTCGTTACTCGTCATTCATTGATTTGCAACGAGTTGTGTTAGCAATGTTCCTTTCTCTTATTGTTGCTGAAGTAATGCATTATATTGTTTACCACTGGAATCTTGAATTTGTTAGACTACAAGGAAGACAGATTGCCGCAATGTATCTTGTTGCAACAATTGGTATGATGGCTTTCCGCATATTAACAAAATCACTTTATGATGTATTATTTACTACAGATAAAAGTATTCGTACACTCATCTATGGCGTGAAAGATGGTGGTGTTGGATTGGCTAAAAACATAAGAACTGACAAGCCACGTAAGTTTTTATTGAAAGGATTTATAGCGCATGATCCTTCGATTAAAGGTAAAATGCTCATGGGTGAGAAGATCTATCTTGTTGATGATAATCTAGCGGAGCATATTAAATCATTAAAAATAAAGGCCGTTTTGATATCACCATTACAGAATGAACGTTTTCGTAATGACACAAAACTGCAAGATATACTTTTAACGCTTGGTGTACAGATCTTTATGAGTTCTGCAGAGAAAGAGTGGACTCAGAATGACGACTATACCAAGGTACAGCTGAAGGAAATTAGTATCGAAGACTTGCTTCCGCGTGACCAGATTAATGTAGATATGGATTCTATAGGAAACCTGCTTCGGGATAAAAAGATAATGATTACAGGCTCCGCAGGTAGCATTGGTTCTGAGTTAGTACGCCAGATTGCTATATATAAGCCTGCAGCGCTTATTCTTATCGATCAGGCAGAAACACCTCAGCATAACATCAGACTGATGATGCAATTTGAATGGCCTGACATTAAAGCACATACTATTGTATCTAGTATATCCAATGCTGATAGAATGGAGAAGATTTTTCAGACCTATAAACCTGATTATGTATTCCATGCTGCTGCGTATAAACATGTACCAATGATGGAAAACAATCCTTCAGAAAGTGTACAGAATAATATTTGGGGTACAAAGGTTATTGCGGATCTTAGTGTAAAATATGGCGTTAAAAAGTTTGTTATGGTCTCAACAGATAAAGCCGTCAACCCTACGAATGTAATGGGATGCTCTAAGCGTATCTGTGAAATATATTGTCAGAGCCTTAACAAAATGATAAATGAACAGGCAAATGGAAAACCTGAAACTCAATTTGTAACTACTCGTTTTGGTAATGTGTTGGGTTCAAATGGGTCTGTTATTCCTTTGTTTGAAAAGCAGATAAAAGCTGGTGGTCCGGTGACAGTTACAGATCCAAACATCATAAGATTTTTCATGCTAATACCTGAGGCGTGTAAATTAGTGCTTGAAGCTGGAACTCATGGAAGTGGAGGGGAGATATTTGTGTTTGATATGGGTAAACCGGTTAGAATTGCCGATCTTGCCAAACGAATGATAAAGCTTTCTGGAGCAGAGAATGTTGAGATAAAATACACGGGCCTACGTGCAGGAGAGAAACTATATGAAGAAGTCTTGAGTACAACTGAAAATACGCTCCCAAGTTTCCACGAAAAAATTCGTATTGCTGAGGTACGTGAGTACGATTATAATGAAGTTAACAAACAGATTGAATCACTCATTGCTTTAAGTCATTCATATAATGATATGGCAATTGTTGAGAAGATGAAGGAAATAGTACCAGAGTATGTAAGTAATAACAGTAAGTACTCTGTCTTAGACAAATAA